The DNA sequence TTGTCGCCATCGAGACTAAGGCGCGTATCACGGCGATATTGAGCTTTGCTATTTTTTCGTAGGCGATCGGCAATCGCATGACGCCAAGACAGTGGCAGGCGGAGAAACCATTTTTGAATCGATGGCTTGCGTGTCCAGTTACGGTACAACTGGTAACCGCTATCAGCAGTGCATAAACTATCGCCATGGCTCAAAGTGTATTCATCGCCGGCTATCTGAACGGTGCATGGGTCAGGCAATAAAGTCATGCCCGTTTTTCTCAAAAATGCATTGCCAACCAAAAAATCCCGATTGCCATGCATGTAATACGTCTTTACACGACTAGGTAGGGCTACTAAGGCATTCTTGACTTCGCTGTGGAAGGGCGATTGCGCATTGGCATCATCGCCCACCCAATACTCAAATAAATCACCCAAGATAAAAACCGCCTCGACTTCGCGCGCTTCTTTTTCGCAGAAGTCAAAAAAGCGTTGCGCCGTCAAGGGCATTGACGGCGTCAGGTGCAAATCCGAAATCAGAAAGGCGCTAGCGTGACTGAACTGCATCAGACGGTTATGCCCAGAGCCGAT is a window from the Polynucleobacter difficilis genome containing:
- a CDS encoding UDP-2,3-diacylglucosamine diphosphatase, yielding MQFSHASAFLISDLHLTPSMPLTAQRFFDFCEKEAREVEAVFILGDLFEYWVGDDANAQSPFHSEVKNALVALPSRVKTYYMHGNRDFLVGNAFLRKTGMTLLPDPCTVQIAGDEYTLSHGDSLCTADSGYQLYRNWTRKPSIQKWFLRLPLSWRHAIADRLRKNSKAQYRRDTRLSLDGDNPKGNVTVEACAALMRSQSSHKLIHGHTHLPARHHESLEGIEWQRWVLSDWDLDHPETYLPKASALRIDQHGVRYLDLVKN